CCGATGCCGCGACCGGTGGTGCCGATCTTGGTGCGGCCATTCTCGGCTTCATAAAGCTGATCGAGCAGCTTGTGGTAAGGCATAATCAGGTGGGCCTGATGGCTGACGAACAGCCGACCTGCCAGCGAGATGCCTGCCGCTTCCACCTGCGCAATTTCCGTGAGCAGCGCGACGGGGTCCACAACCACGCCGGCACCGATCAGATTGACCGTATTGGGCCACAGTACTCCGGCGGGGAGCAGGTGCAGCACGATCTTCTTTCCTTCGTGAACGACCGTGTGGCCGGCATTCGCGCCACCTTGATAGCGGGCCACCACATCGGCGTCCGCACTGAGGTAGTCTACGATCTTGCCTTTGCCTTCATCTCCCCATTGAGCGCCGAGGGCTATGGTGACCATAGGTGAGAGTCCTTAGAACAAAACAGCCTCGCTCTCGCGAGGCTGCGAGGGGTTTTCAGAGCGAACTTACCGTTTTTTGCCTTTAATGGCGGTTTTCTCCGCCCATTCCAGCACGATAGGCGCCGATACATAGATCGAGGAATAGGTTCCCGTGATCACACCGATAAGCATGGTGAAGCTGAAGCCGCGCAGCACCGGGCCGCCCCAGATGAACAGCACCAGCACGGTGAGGAACACGGTAAAGGAGGTGATGACGGTACGGGACAGTGTTTCGTTGATGCTGAGATCCATAATGGAGGCAAGGTTCACGCTGCGAAGCTTCTTCAGGTTCTCACGAATACGGTCATAGACCACGATGGTGTCGTTGAGCGAGTAGCCGATGAGGGTGAGAATCGCCGCGAGTACAGAGAGCGAGAACTCATACCCGAAGAAAGAGAGGAAAGCCAAGGTCAGCATGGTGTCATGGAACAGACCCACGACGCCGCCAACGGCAAACTTGAACTCGAATCGCCACGAGATATAGACGAGCAGCAGAACCATGGCTACGATTGCAGAGAGGAGGGCCTGTCCGCGCAGTTCGCGTCCGACCTTGGGGCCGACAACCTGAACATTACGCACCTCGACCGGATTGCCGGGGAACGCCGCCTCGAGTTTCGAACGGATCTGCTGCACGACCTGATTGCTGTTCTCCGAGGATTTCATACGGATGGACATTTCCTCGCGCGCGCCCAGTCCGGAGATCGTCTTGACTTCGTCCACGCCCGCACCGGTCAGAGCGTCACGGACCTGACCATCGGACACGGGTTTGTCGAACCGTACTTGAACGTCCAGACCGCCCGTGAAGTCAATGGACCAGTTCATCCCGCGAATTGCCATGGAGACGATGCCTGCCACGATGATAATGATCGAGATCGTGATGCAGACCCAGCGGGCCTCGATGAACTTGATATTGGTTTTGGGAAACAGGTGAGGCATTAGATACTCAGGGTCTTGAGTTGACGTTTCTCGGTGTAGATGTCATACACCACGCGTGTGATCACGATGGCTGCGAACAGGTTGACCGTGATCCCGACGGTGAGGGTCAAGGCGAATCCCTTGATGGAACCGGATCCGTAAATCAGCAGGACGATGCCCGCGATAGCGGTCGACACGTGCGAGTCGATAATCGTCGTCCAGGCGCGGGCGAAACCGGTGTCAATCGCGGCGCGAATGGTCTTGCCCAGCCGCAACTCTTCCCGGATACGTTCGAAGATCAGTACGTTGGTATCTACGGCCATACCGATGGTCAAAATGATACCCGCAATACCCGGCATGGTGAGCGTGAACTGGAACATGGCGAGAATCGCAAGCTGCAGGAACACGTTGATCACCATCGCCAGGTCGGCAAGACCGCCGGACAGGCGATAGTACCAGCCCATAAACAGTGCGACGGAGATAAACGCGAGGAACAGACACAACTGGCCCGCCGCGATGGAGTCACGTCCGAGAGACGGACCCACCGTGCGTTCTTCGACGACGTGGACCGGGGCAGGCAGGGCGCCGGAACGCAGCACGATGCCGATTTCCTGCGCTTCCGACATGTCCGCCAGACCGGTAATAATGGCGCTACCGCCGGAGATCTTATCCTTGATATTGGGAGCCATGTAAACCTTGTCATCAAGGTCAATGGCCATGCGCTTGCCGACATTAGCGCCGGTGACGCGGGCGAAGATGCGGCCACCGTCACGGTTGAACTTCAGCGTGACGACGGGCTTGCCGGCCTGCTCGGGATCGTAGCCCGAACCGATGCTGGCCTGCGCGTCTTCCAGCGTCGAGCCGTTCATTTCGGCCTGCTTCTTCACCAGATACAGCACCCATTCTTCCTTACCGGACTGCCGTTCGGGCACGGCCTTGGCGGACCAGATGAACTGTACGTCGCTGGGAATCAGCTTCTGATATTCACGGCTACTGAGCAGACGCACGACGCGGCTCTTGTTTTCCGGGGGGACCACGATGTTGTTGGAGCCGCCGACGAACAGCGACAGCAGCGGATGTGCGCGGCTGGTCGTGTCGTTGGAAACTGCCGTATCGCCGGCCGTCTCACTGAAGAGCTTGCTGGCCTCGGTGGCGCCGGAATCCTTCTTGGCGGCATCGGAAGACGCAAGCTTGGATGTGTCGCCTGCGGTCTTAACGGCGGCCAGAGCGGAGGAATCTTTTTTCGCGGCAACGGTGTCCAGCGGAGCGCCGGCCTGACGGGCGGCGATCCCCTGATCAAGCTTGGTGAGGATGTCACGCGCGCGGTCGGGATCGAGAACAATCTTGAACTCCAACAATGCCGTTCGGCCGACGAGGTCGAGCGCGCGTTGCGGGTCTTTGACACCGGGGAGCTCAAGAATGATGCGGCGGTTGCCGGACTTGGCAATGGAGGGTTCGGAAACACCGAACTGGTCAATGCGATTGCGAAGGATCTGCAGCGAGCGGTCTACGGCATCTTCCGCGGCCTTGGACAAGGCGGTGATCACAGCCGCATCACTCTGACCGGGGTCGCCCCAATAGCGGTTCAGTGACGTGTGGTCGCGCGAGGCAATCTGCTTCAACACGTCGAACACGTCCACATCAGTGCCCTGGGTGCGGGACCGCAACTCCGTGAGGAGCCGGTCGTAGGCATCATCCTTACCCTTGGCGATATTGTCCAGCATCTTGACAATATCCACCTCAAGCACGAGATACATGCCGCCCTGAAGATCCAGACCGAGCTTAATGGCTCTGGGGCGGTAATCCTTGATATCCTGAGCGAATTCTCCGCGCATGAAGTCAAGCTTCTGCAGAGCCTCCGATTTCTGCTCCGGAGGAAGGCTCGAGGACTCGATCTGGGAGCGGTAGTCCACATCATCTCGATAAATGTTCGCCGCGAGGCTATCGAGAGGTATCCCAGAGAGGTTAGAAAGTTGGACTAAGGTCTTTTGTTCCTGTTGGGACAGTTGGTGGTATTTTACCGTCGGATAGAGGTAATAGACCCCAAGTCCAATCAGGATTAGAACAAGAATCAGGCGACCGCGAATAGATTTCATGGGAAACTTTTCGAAATATGGGCCTTACACCGCATCAAGAAACCGCTAATATAGTCCTTTTGTCAATCATTGTCAAGGTTTTTGTACGCATCTTCACGTAGTAAGTCCACGATCTTCGTGAGATTGGCGGGAGGCGGCACTGAGAATTCCAGATCCTCACCTGTAACCGGGTGAAGAAAGCCGAGGGTCTGGGCATGGAGTGCGGCTTCGTCGATATTCTCCAGCAATTCCGTGTAGAACTTCCGGCGTGCTCCGGCCATGGTGGTCAGCCGTTTATGCCGCCCGCCGTAGGTGACATCCCCGAACAGAGGATGGCCTTCGAACTCCATATGAGCACGGATTTGATGGGTACGTCCCGTTTTCAACCGGAGAGAAAGAAGCGTGGTGTCCCTGAATGTTTCGACAACGTGGAAGGTCGTGATGGCAGTCTTGCCTCCATGCCGGGCAACCGCGATGCGTTTACGGTCGCCGGGATGCCTCGCGAGCGGGGCATCGACAATGCCGTCGGAGACTTGAAACCGCCCCCATACGAGGGCCATGTACATTCTGCGCACCGTGCGTGCCGAAAACTGTTCGGTCAGTTTGCGATGTACATTGTCGTTCTTTGCCACAACGAGAAGGCCGGACGTGCCCTTGTCAAGACGATGGACGATTCCGGGGCGGATGGTGGGTCCGGCATCATCCATGCCGAGATGATGCATCAGGCCGTTGACTAAGGTCCCGCTGAAGTGGCCATGAGCGGGATGGGTGACCATTCCTTGCGGCTTATTCACCACCAGCAAATAGTCATCTTCGTACACAA
The sequence above is a segment of the bacterium genome. Coding sequences within it:
- the secF gene encoding protein translocase subunit SecF, whose translation is MPHLFPKTNIKFIEARWVCITISIIIIVAGIVSMAIRGMNWSIDFTGGLDVQVRFDKPVSDGQVRDALTGAGVDEVKTISGLGAREEMSIRMKSSENSNQVVQQIRSKLEAAFPGNPVEVRNVQVVGPKVGRELRGQALLSAIVAMVLLLVYISWRFEFKFAVGGVVGLFHDTMLTLAFLSFFGYEFSLSVLAAILTLIGYSLNDTIVVYDRIRENLKKLRSVNLASIMDLSINETLSRTVITSFTVFLTVLVLFIWGGPVLRGFSFTMLIGVITGTYSSIYVSAPIVLEWAEKTAIKGKKR
- the secD gene encoding protein translocase subunit SecD, with the protein product MKSIRGRLILVLILIGLGVYYLYPTVKYHQLSQQEQKTLVQLSNLSGIPLDSLAANIYRDDVDYRSQIESSSLPPEQKSEALQKLDFMRGEFAQDIKDYRPRAIKLGLDLQGGMYLVLEVDIVKMLDNIAKGKDDAYDRLLTELRSRTQGTDVDVFDVLKQIASRDHTSLNRYWGDPGQSDAAVITALSKAAEDAVDRSLQILRNRIDQFGVSEPSIAKSGNRRIILELPGVKDPQRALDLVGRTALLEFKIVLDPDRARDILTKLDQGIAARQAGAPLDTVAAKKDSSALAAVKTAGDTSKLASSDAAKKDSGATEASKLFSETAGDTAVSNDTTSRAHPLLSLFVGGSNNIVVPPENKSRVVRLLSSREYQKLIPSDVQFIWSAKAVPERQSGKEEWVLYLVKKQAEMNGSTLEDAQASIGSGYDPEQAGKPVVTLKFNRDGGRIFARVTGANVGKRMAIDLDDKVYMAPNIKDKISGGSAIITGLADMSEAQEIGIVLRSGALPAPVHVVEERTVGPSLGRDSIAAGQLCLFLAFISVALFMGWYYRLSGGLADLAMVINVFLQLAILAMFQFTLTMPGIAGIILTIGMAVDTNVLIFERIREELRLGKTIRAAIDTGFARAWTTIIDSHVSTAIAGIVLLIYGSGSIKGFALTLTVGITVNLFAAIVITRVVYDIYTEKRQLKTLSI
- a CDS encoding RluA family pseudouridine synthase gives rise to the protein MPNPPANPAPFLLTTAPAQQRVRIDRFLQQALPSISRHKVHELIDAGLVFVQGKVPKKSYKVGPDERIEIFFRDQPPSDVRPEDLPLEFVYEDDYLLVVNKPQGMVTHPAHGHFSGTLVNGLMHHLGMDDAGPTIRPGIVHRLDKGTSGLLVVAKNDNVHRKLTEQFSARTVRRMYMALVWGRFQVSDGIVDAPLARHPGDRKRIAVARHGGKTAITTFHVVETFRDTTLLSLRLKTGRTHQIRAHMEFEGHPLFGDVTYGGRHKRLTTMAGARRKFYTELLENIDEAALHAQTLGFLHPVTGEDLEFSVPPPANLTKIVDLLREDAYKNLDND